The Thalassospira sp. TSL5-1 genome contains the following window.
GCATCAAAGCTGGGGCCTTCAAGCTCGGGCAGGATACGCACCAGTTTGCTATCCGCCGGGACCAGATAATCGGGCAGGGCAGAAATGCCCAAACCGGATTCGGTGGCGCGATAAATGCCGTAAATATTGTTCAGTTTCAGAATCGGCCGCATGTCGGGTTTGTATTGCAGGGCGGCATTCATCATCCAGTTCACATTCGAGACCGGCGGACGGGCATCCTCGCCATAAATGATCAGGCGGTGGTCCTTCAGGTCTTCGGGTTTTTTGGGCAGGCCATGCGTTTTGATATATTCGGGGGATGCGAAGATATGATATCGCAGGGTCATCAATTGCCGCTGGACCAGATCGGCCTGACGGGGCGGCTGCATGCGGATGGCAACATCCGCCTCACGCATCGCAAGGTCGAGTTCTTCGTCATTCAGGACCATTGAGAGTTCGATTTCCGGGTAGCGTTCCAGGAACTCGTTAATGCGCGGCGTCAGCCAGATGGAGCCAAAGGCCACCGTGGTGGTAATTTTGAGCGGACCAGACGGGCGTTCTTTCGATTCGCGGATGCGTGCCTCCGCCATCGAAAGTTTGGCAAAAACATCGTGCGCGGTGCGATACAGCAACTCGCCCTGCTCCGTCAGGATCAGGCCACGCGCGTGACGATGAAAAAGAGGTACCTTCACACTTTCTTCAAGTGCACTGATCTGGCGGCTGACCGCAGATTGGCTCAAATTCAGGTTTTCACCTGCGTGTGTAAAACTTCCTGCTTCGGCCACAGCGTGAAAGACACGCAGTTTGTCCCAATCCATTGACCTGCTCCTTTGTCACCACCGTTTGGTCGGCACGATGGCCCCCTGATTAAGTCCCGTTTTTAAAAGCATTTGGTTTCCAGCTGGTTAACCGGATGCCATTGCCGCTTTTACAAGGCCGTCATCAAAGTAATATGAGGGCTTGGACGGGTTGTGCAAGCAAGCATTCACGTTTCGGGCAATTTTCACATCACCCGGTGCGAAAAACGCTGCTGTTTTTCCGTCTGTTCCCTATTCATTTGAACAGCCTGTTTTATGATCGTGCCCTAAAATGTGAAAAAGACCAAAGACATATCGCTGTCTTTGGCCTTTTCCGAAAGTCATATTACCGCGCGTTCCGCCTTTTGTCAGG
Protein-coding sequences here:
- a CDS encoding LysR family transcriptional regulator, producing the protein MDWDKLRVFHAVAEAGSFTHAGENLNLSQSAVSRQISALEESVKVPLFHRHARGLILTEQGELLYRTAHDVFAKLSMAEARIRESKERPSGPLKITTTVAFGSIWLTPRINEFLERYPEIELSMVLNDEELDLAMREADVAIRMQPPRQADLVQRQLMTLRYHIFASPEYIKTHGLPKKPEDLKDHRLIIYGEDARPPVSNVNWMMNAALQYKPDMRPILKLNNIYGIYRATESGLGISALPDYLVPADSKLVRILPELEGPSFDAYFVYPEELRHSKRIGVFRDFLIDKINEVKARLAATA